A genome region from Arachis duranensis cultivar V14167 chromosome 6, aradu.V14167.gnm2.J7QH, whole genome shotgun sequence includes the following:
- the LOC107493542 gene encoding protein SMALL AUXIN UP-REGULATED RNA 12-like, protein MAKRGSINSRGGLLWRKGKGGLLPMMKKLLFSSSSRDDEKGVKEGHFVVIATQGWKEERFFIELGHLDNPDFVQLLKQAEEEYGFSQEGALAIPCDPLYLKTIISTKN, encoded by the coding sequence ATGGCTAAAAGAGGAAGTATTAATAGTAGAGGAGGATTATTATGGAGGAAGGGAAAGGGAGGGTTGTTACCAATGATGAAGAAATTGTTGTTCTCATCATCGTCACGTGATGATGAGAAAGGAGTGAAAGAGGGGCATTTTGTGGTGATTGCAACACAAGGTTGGAAGGAAGAGAGGTTCTTCATTGAATTGGGGCATTTGGATAACCCTGACTTTGTTCAACTCTTAAAGCAAGCTGAAGAGGAGTACGGTTTCTCTCAGGAGGGCGCACTTGCTATTCCTTGTGACCCTCTTTATTTGAAGACAATCATTTCcaccaaaaattaa